A window of the Candidatus Methylomirabilota bacterium genome harbors these coding sequences:
- a CDS encoding transposase — MARPLRIAYPGAFYHVVNRGVEQRIIFADKSDYTQFLNLLELLHASFGFRVHSYCLMPNHYHLYLETPHGHLSRLMQQLDSRYTQWFN; from the coding sequence ATGGCGCGACCGTTACGCATTGCTTATCCTGGCGCGTTCTACCACGTCGTGAATCGGGGCGTCGAGCAGCGCATCATCTTCGCGGATAAGAGCGACTACACCCAGTTCCTCAACCTCCTGGAACTTCTGCATGCCTCCTTCGGGTTTCGGGTACATAGCTACTGCCTGATGCCGAACCACTACCATCTGTATCTGGAGACCCCGCACGGCCATCTCTCCCGTCTCATGCAACAGCTCGATAGCCGCTATACGCAGTGG